gagtttgagcaactctgggagatagtgaaggacagacatagtccatggagtcgaaaagagttggatacaactgagcgattgaacaagaACAATAGATAAAGTTCAGAAAAGCTGTACACAATTATTAACTTTAATAGAACTATAAGCATTTGGAAACTATGATAGCCAAGTCCCTGTGCCCCATTCAACCTCCATTTATGACTAATCCATGCCAAGAATGCCCTCTGCTTTCTCTTCCCCACTTCCCTCCATTTCCTAGAAGCCTGCCTCACTGTGATCTGAGACAAAGCTCACTTCAATTCATCCAACAAGTATCCATGTGCTGGGTCTGGAGGCGAGAAAAACCAAACTAGTTGTCAGCTATGGTTCTGCTTGGGGAACTTCCAGGTTGAATGTGGAGGCAGATGTATAAATTTCATTCTAATTCAATATATTTGGGGTTAGAGAGAGGTTTGATTGCACAGAGATCAACAAGGGGAGGTTTTGTCCCAATTTACTCCAATGCTAAAGATTCATTAACAGAAACCCATAAGAGGCtgagagaaggcttcctggaggtgacATCTGACAGCAACAAGGGGGCAACCTGGCTTTAAATAGAGCTCTAAGGCGTGGGTGTGCCTTTGTTAGTGGCAGTGGAGTGACACTAGGGCACTGATTCATGCTTGCTGCTGGGGGCAAAAAATGCAACTGTTCAGTCAGAAAACCTGAGCACTTTGCCTTGTGAAGTCCCCCCTTTAACTTTCAGGGCCAATTTATGTGTTCATTTCAACTGGGAACATTAATATCAATGATACTGAGCAGTTATGCATCAGGTCATGTGCAAAGAGTTTTACATGTTATCTTCCTGATCTTCCTAAACACtacatttcacaggtgagaaaactgagactcaggggaAGGGATTTGCTGAGAGTCAGCTAGCACTAAGCAACAGAGTAAGAATTTGAAACCGGATCAGGTTCACTAACAAAAGGCCATGAATGCCTTTCCCCCTAAATAACACATGCTGTCATTATAGCTGTCTACCCCACCACTCCCCACCCACCATAGCCTTTAAATTCCTCCAAGGCAGAGGCCATGTTAATTCACCTTCTAAAACCCTCAACCTTCACCCCCTGGACCCCTCCAGAACAGTGGCACCCAGCTCGGAGTAGCCCAGACTGGGCAGCCTGCAAAAGTACCGAATGAGTGAACGAACCAACGAGTGGATGAACTCCAGTCTTATTGGTCAAATAGGTTGCCTCTCACCCCAGGGTGAAATTTCCCCACTGCCCTGCAGGAAACAGACCAAATCTCAGTAATtttccaggagaaacatcaacaacctcagatatgaagatgataccactctaatggcagaaagtgaagaggagctaaagagcctttaTGATggcagtgaaagaggacagtgaaaaagcttgcttaaaattcaacaatcaaaaaacaaagatcatgtcatccagtaccatcacttcatggcaaatagatggggaaaaagtagaagcagtgacagaattttattttcttgggctccaaaatcactgcggatggtgagtgcagttatgaaattaaaagatgcttgctccttgcaaggaaagccaagacaaacctagacagcatattaaaaagcagagcacacactttgccaacaaaggtccatatagtcaaagctgtggtttttccagtagtcatgtatggatgtaagagttggaccataaagacggctgaacaccgaagaattgatgcttttgaattgtgctagaGAAGAtggttgagagtcccttggacagcaagaagatcaaaccagtcaatcctaaaggaaatcaacacttaatatccattgaaaggactgatgctgaagctgaagctacaatatttgtccacctgatgccaagagccgactcactggaaaaggccctaatgctgggaaaggttgagtaggagaaggggatgatagaggatgagatggttggatagcatcaccgactcagtgaacatgagtgaGCAAACTCGGGGGATAGGGAAGCACAGGAAAGAGTGCCGTaactgcacttcatggggtcgcaaagagtctgataggATTTTgcgactgaactacaacaaaGTAATTTTCAGCGCGCAGGAGAGACAGGCTCATTGGAGGGCGCGACTCCGGCTCCTCGGGGCGGGGACTCGGCTCCCCAGGGCGGGACTCGGCTCCTCAGGGCTGTGCGGGGGCTGAGTGGGCGGTACCAAAGCGCTCCAgacggcggggggtggggaggctgggccCGCGCGGGATGGTAGGGGCGGAGCCAGGGCTCCCCAGCCGCCGCTCTATTGACCACGCCCGCCGCCACCCGGCAGTAGTTGCGGaggtcagccccgccccttcctcTTTCCCGCCAAGAAGGCAGCGGAGGCAGACTCTACAGCCATGGTGAGTGTGGAAAAATCGGCCGCCATCCGCGTACTGTGGGGCTCAGGGGCCGGGATGGAGGGCGTGTGGCAAGACCTGAGACCCCATCTGCCAGCCTGACCTGTGGGACGCGTTGAGAAGTGGCCTAGCGCCACCTCAGTCTTCTCCCCACCTCAGGCCCGGGCCCCGAGAGGTATGCGCGCGCTCCCGGGGCCTCCGTCTTTCCGTCTGCGGAATGGGAGTAGGGGACCAGCCTCGCAGCAGGACTGGGCGAGGGCGCGTCTGCTGGGGTCTGGGTTGCCGTGCCCGAGGCGGGTAGTGCTGGGTCTCCAGAGCCCCCTTGGCCCGGGGCAAGGCACTTGGCCTCGAGAGGCGGATTACGATGCAGGTGGAGGGGAGGTGTTTGACGCAGACCTGCTCTGTCGGGCAGGCCAAGATTAAGGCTCGAGACCTTCGCGGCAAGAAGAAGGAGGAGCTGCTGAAACAGCTGGAAGACCTGAAGGTGGAGCTGTCCCAGCTGCGCGTGGCCAAAGTGACAGGCGGCGCGGCTTCCAAACTCTCGAAGATGTAAGTGAACTGGCGGCCAGAGTACGGGGACACACGTACGGGCCTTGAGGAGTTGTCCGTTTAACTGCCCTTTCCATGGCTCCGTGGGTCACAACGTGGCGCCGTTTCTATTCAGCCTCTTTAGGTGCCTCTTTCTCACGGCGAGGCGCTGGTGACCAGTTGCCCTTAcctgcttttgatctgtggtccTTTTTCCTGATGTAACGGTTTGACTGTCTAGAGGAAGAATTAAGTGCCCCCGAAGTCCCGTTTTAACGCCTCCTCTGAATGTCTAATTGACCCCATTCCTCTATCTCCCACCAACACTTGAGGTTTTTCCCAAGCCTCTTTCACTTGGTTGAGGCATCCCTTGCGTCCTTTATTTTAGTTGTAGTGTAACTTACTGGTGTATGGGGGTCAAGAATCAAAACTTGAGAAAGGGACATTAGTTTGGAGTTAGTCAGCTGGGGCATAAACTCCACTTCGGCCACATTTTACCTCATGTGCAGATTGGCACACCACCcatgtttttctcctttcctataAAATTGGCCCCCAGTAATTTTCCGGTGGTGCATGCTGAATCAAGACGATGTTTACAACCATTTACTGATCAGCCCTGTTCAGCCTGAGGACATGTTTCACTTATCCCCAGCTTTTTCTTATCTTCAGCCTTGTCCCCCCCCCAGCGGCCCAGCTTGTGGCATGGTTCCCTCCAGTGAGATTATTCAGATCCACATTGCTTAGGTCTTCTTTGTAGCCCTTAGGATATATGGCCAGGGATGAAAGGTCTTCCTTCACTTCCCCTCATTAAGCCTCACTGAAAACCTCACAGCTCTTGGAAAACACTGTTTGTGCCAGCTGCTTCATGTCCCCTCTCTTTGGATGTTCATGTATTGTTTCTCTTGCCTCCAGAACACCCTCCTGGGCTGGGTTAGGCACCTCCTGGGTGAATGTGGGTGAGCTGATGGGGAATGCCCCTGCCCTGTGACATCTGGGTCAGGCCCTGAAATAGATACCTTGGGGAGTGCTGTGTGTCTTACACATCTTCATTGATTGTCTCTTGTTTTGTAGCCGAGTGGTTCGTAAATCCATTGCCCGTGTACTGACCGTCATTAACCAGACTCAGAAAGAGAACCTCAGGAAATTCTATAAGGTTAGTGGAGAAAGGATAATGGTGCTTGGCTACAGGGAGCAAAATTCCAGCTCTCCCTAGGCCCGAGAGGTGGTATGGTGAGCTCTGGCTGGGGTGCTTGGGACTGGGCTTTCTAGAGCCTTCTAGCACATGGCATGCAGACTGCATGCGGCTGCAGTTGTCAAGGAATCAAAGGTGTGGGAGTCTGGGTAGAGTTGGATTTTGAATAAAACCTCACCAGCTGGGTGAGTTTGGGGAGTCTATGAGGATTGACTGTTTAAATGTTTTGCTTGTCTTGGTGTGTCAGTCACCATCAAGTATCTGGcattctcatttttcaaatgaggacCTCAAGACTTGGGTTAAGTTgcctggcatcactgacatgCAATAGATGGAGTGATTGAGATTCCAACCCATAGGGTGGGGGTGGATTGAGTGCTTCTGGGAGATTGCCACAGGTACCTGTCCCTCACAGCCTGGAGTTTTTAACAACTGTTTTCTGGGGCTTGTGCCTAAAACTAAACTACAAAGCTGAacctagtaaagaatccgcctgcaatgcaggagaccctgattcaattcctgagtcCAAAAGATcagctagagaagggataggctacccactctggtattcttgggctccccttgtggctctgctggtagagaatctgcctgcaatgcaggagacctgggttcaatccctgggttgggaagatcccctggagaagggacaggctacccattccagtagtctggcctggagaattccatgaactgtatagtccatggggtcgcaaagagttgaacacaattgagtggctttcactttcacttcatgcacACATTGGTTTACTACAAGGGAATGACTTGTTTGCTTGAGGAGGAGGTGCCCTCTGTCCGGAAGAGATGATCCTGAGCAAGCAGAGCTAAAGATTTGGTTGAAGCTGCTGCCCTCAGGTGGGATTTCTTGGAGAAAGCCACATCCCTGCCATTAAGGCCTTTCCGCTGGTTAAAGCAGGCCCACACAGATTATTCTATAATCTCTTAAAGAATACTGATTAGGGGGCTTTGACTGCAAAATGGCTTCACATCAACACCCAATTAGTGTTTGAATGACTGGAGGGTTTGACATGTCAAAGTTGCCACTGTGTGCTAGGCTTGCTGCCATCCCTGGACCTGTGTACATTTGTGCGTGTTGGGGGGGGTGTTTCTGAGAATTGGGTCTGGAATGTTTATCAGGCTCTGAGGGAACTGTGTAGAGGTATGGCCTGGAAGAACTGCCTCCATGAACATCCAGTGAGTACACTCCACCATACAAGCCAGGCAGGGCTCCGGAGGGTAGAGATGAGGTCTCTGTGTCAGCACTTTTTGATGCATTAACCTCTGGCCCCTGTGCCTGTTACATGGTTATAGTGACTGGAGGATTTAAACAGCGTGTGTGGCTATGGCTGCTTTCTTGGACAAGCAGACCTCTAGGTGCTTAGCAGATTGAAAGCAAGAAGCCCTGACCTGTATCAGCTGGTATGAGGGGTGTGGATGGGCAGACTTCAGGTTTTCCTCAGAGCttgccctcatctcctgtgtAGCTTTTTCCCTGCAGTTCTCTGCCCCAAGGCTGTTCATAAACTGAACCCTGTTAACTCACACCCACCTGCCCTGTGCCTACCCCTCCAGGCTGTTGGCAGTTCCCAGCCTGAGCTATCACTCTCCAGGGCTTTTATGGCCACTCTGGCTTCTCGCTTTTGAAGCTGTTGTCAGTCGTGAGGTGAAACCTTCCAcaatctctttccttctccacaccAACGCACCACTTGTTTTCTGGTGGGCTGGGAACTCCTTGAGCAGGGAGCAGGTCTCATTTGTGGCTAAGCCAGCACACAGGACAGTGCTTCAGATGAAAGAGGCCCCAAGGGGCCTTTGCAGAACAAAGGGGACCATCACAGCTGCCTTAGCCTAGACTGACAGGGGAGGGAGTGGAGTGAGAGCAGAGATGGAGAGATGACCCATCTCCTGTTAAAGGCCTGAGAACAGGAGCCAGGGTGGGGAGCTTTGCCCCTCATAGCAGGATGGCCTTGGCCAAGCCAGATCTTCTCCTTAGATGCATGTTTTCAGTGTTACTGTCACCACAGGTACCTAGCAGACATCTCCCCAACACACATTTTGCTCAAGTCACTTCCTGGCACCTCAGTTCCAACCTCCAGGGCTTACTTAGGTATTGCAGTAGCTCCCAAACCCTGGTCCTCAGGTTCCCCTTGCTTTTCTTCACCCAGGGCAAGAAGTACAAGCCCCTGGATCTGCGGCCCAAGAAAACACGTGCCATGCGCCGCCGGCTCAACAAGCATGAAGAGAACCTGAAGACCAAGAAGCAGCAGCGGAAGGAGCGGCTGTACCCCCTCCGGAAGTATGCAGTTAAGGCTTGAGCATCCAGCTGTCAATAAAACAGACCACTGGCTGGCGTTGCTTTGTGTTTATAGGGGCTTCAGTTGTTGGGGAAGTGGCTGTGGTTACCAGGTGCCCGATGGATTCCAGGAGGCTTGCTGCCCTGGCCATAGGGATCTGTTGGGTGCTCTATTATGGTTACTTTGGGCCTGTGCCCCTGGGCATGGAGAGGCAGGGGTAGAAGGTGTGAGGGCTGTAGATGGTGATGTTCTGTTTGAGCAAGTCAAGGTGATCTGTGGTGGACTTGACATTTTGTCTAATCAACAGCTCCAGACACTAAGAGTTTCCCGTCTGGCATAAAGGCACAGGCATGGGCCACTTTCAGAACCCCCTGCCAAAAGCATAATGTTGGGCTCTGGGGGTGCAGGCCTCCCCAGCAGACCTTCCACTGCACCCTTGTTTGCTTCGGCCATGGACCTTACCTTCAGAGTCTCGGTGCACTTTCCTGTGTTGCAGTCCCAGACTTTGACCTGGAAATAAAAAGGTGAAGGGTAGGGAAGTCTTACAGGCTGGTGTCTTTGACAAAATTTTGTTGTCCGTGAGGTGTGTTTAACAAGGGCTGCGTAATACACAGACATTCAGTGCAGTATTTTCTTTGCCCTGAAGTTGAGTCCGAAATGTCAGCAGTACTAATATTTGGGCCAGTGCAGACATGAGTGCCAGGCATTAGGTACAGAAGTGGTTGGTatctgggttctacccctggtagCCTACTGAGGGCAGATAGGGAAGTGGACATTTCTGGACCTGCTCAGGGCTCTGGGAGGGTGTGGGGTAGGGGTTGGCAGGAAGGCAGGCCTGGAGGGGTTACCATGTGGGAGTAGCCAGCGCTGGCCAGCTGCTGCCCATCGGGGGAGAAAGCTATGCTCTTCACCCAGGTGATGTGGCCCTTGAGCTGGATGAGCAGGCTTCTGGTTGAGGGCTTCCAGATGTGAATGGTCTTGTCCCAGGAGCCAGATGCCTGGACAGCAGACAGCTCTAAGCATACAGGTTTGGGGACTGCATCCTCTGCCCCCTAAGTGGCCCATGACCCTCAGAGTTGCAGTTGGCAGCCACCCTGGAACTCAGGCAGCCCAGCTCACCAGTAGGCCAGATGGTGAGTAGCACAGGCAGCTGATGTTGCCTCTGTGACCCTCCAGCTCCTGGTGGAAGATCCCAGGGGTCCTTGCCCGGAGGTCCCACATGCGGATGGTAGAATCCCAGGAGCCAGTGGCCTGCAGACAGCTGCCCTGAGTGTGGAGCCTGCTTCCTCAGCTGGCCACGCCCACAGGAAGCAGGCACCATCTCACCTGCAGAATCCCCATTTTAGGGAGGGGACAGGCTCAGAAAAGCTAAGTCAAGTTGTGGGATTTTAACCACTCTGGCCCAAGTCGGGAAATGGGGCTGGGCTCCCGGTTGCCTCATCTTGTTGGGGCCGGGGCAGAGATGGCTCACCAGGCAGTCTGAGCTGGGTGCGAAGTCACTGCTCTGGACAGAATCTCGGTGTCCCACAAAGTGACGCAGCACCTGGCCTGACTGGAGAAGAGAGCCCTGAGCTTCCAAGAGCTCCACCTTGGATGGGTCAGACCCTGTGCAGGCCTGCCTGGGTAGTGTCATGCCGTATAGGGGTTGGAGGGGCTTCCAAGGCCTTGACAGAAGAGAGGGGACTTCATGGCAGAGGAGGTACAAGGGTGGTTGGGAGGGCATCTGGGGAGGTGGCTGCAGCTAGGTGCAAGGGAGTGGAACACCAGGTGTGCACATGGACAGTGGTGAAGATGGAACCAcctttcccaattgggaaaggGTGACCAGTGTGAAGGGCCTCGGGATCCCAGGCCTCACTGGCTGCCCCTCCACATACCTGCACCTCCCAAAGCATCACCCTCTTGTCCCAGCCACCGGAGGCCAGCTGCTTTGAGTCATGGCTGAAGCTGACGGTCTCCACACTCCGCTGGTGACCTGTAGACACCCGCCAAGTGTCAAGGAGAGTCGAGGTGGCACAGGACACAGCAAGGTCTGAAAGGGAACCCAGGCCTGGCTGCTTGGCTCCCAGTCTCCCCCCAGCCCACTTACCCTTTAGGACCTGCAGACACTTGGCATCTGCGGCATCCCACAGGCGGACAGTGCGGTCACAGGAGGTGCTGGCAAAGAGGCGGCCATCAGGGGAGAAGCGGCAGAACCTCACGGGGCCTGGGGCGGGGAGACATGGTCAAGGAATAGGGTACTACCCTCCACCTCCAGCCCTTGCAGTCTAAACCCCTGCTGATTTCTTCAGTTTCACTGCCTGCCTCCCTTCACCCTTCTAACCCTTATCCTCCAACCAGCTGAAAAATTCCTGGGCTTCCGTGCCTTTGGCCTGAAATGGCCAACTTGGTTTGCCCATCTGGAAGAACAAATAAAAGCACCTCCCAGAAACTCCTTTCAGTCCAACCTAGGTTCTACATTATCCTCTTTGAGCTCCCCAGCCCCTGGACTTTGCCTAGTATAACATGAACCAATTTGCCCTATAACTATCAGATTTTCCTTGTCTTTATAATTTACTGAGTTATTGGGAGCCAGGCACTTTACATGAATCTCATTCTATAGGATAGTGACTATTATCCCC
This region of Ovis canadensis isolate MfBH-ARS-UI-01 breed Bighorn chromosome 3, ARS-UI_OviCan_v2, whole genome shotgun sequence genomic DNA includes:
- the RPL35 gene encoding large ribosomal subunit protein uL29 is translated as MAKIKARDLRGKKKEELLKQLEDLKVELSQLRVAKVTGGAASKLSKIRVVRKSIARVLTVINQTQKENLRKFYKGKKYKPLDLRPKKTRAMRRRLNKHEENLKTKKQQRKERLYPLRKYAVKA
- the WDR38 gene encoding WD repeat-containing protein 38 isoform X2, whose product is MNSKPRGKLAVGRVKFFGRHRGEVNSSAFSPDGQRLLTASEDGCVYGWETQSGRLLWRLRGHKGPVRFCRFSPDGRLFASTSCDRTVRLWDAADAKCLQVLKGHQRSVETVSFSHDSKQLASGGWDKRVMLWEVQSGQVLRHFVGHRDSVQSSDFAPSSDCLATGSWDSTIRMWDLRARTPGIFHQELEGHRGNISCLCYSPSGLLASGSWDKTIHIWKPSTRSLLIQLKGHITWVKSIAFSPDGQQLASAGYSHMVKVWDCNTGKCTETLKTVKPLHQEKGPQIKSR
- the WDR38 gene encoding WD repeat-containing protein 38 isoform X3 codes for the protein MNSKPRGKLAVGRVKFFGRHRGEVNSSAFSPDGQRLLTASEDGCVYGWETQSGRLLWRLRGHKGPVRFCRFSPDGRLFASTSCDRTVRLWDAADAKCLQVLKGHQRSVETVSFSHDSKQLASGGWDKRVMLWEVQSGQVLRHFVGHRDSVQSSDFAPSSDCLATGSWDSTIRMWDLRARTPGIFHQELEGHRGNISCLCYSPSGLLASGSWDKTIHIWKPSTRSLLIQLKGHITWVKSIAFSPDGQQLASAGYSHMVKVWDCNTGKCTETLKGVLKVAHACAFMPDGKLLVSGAVD
- the WDR38 gene encoding WD repeat-containing protein 38 isoform X1, which codes for MNSKPRGKLAVGRVKFFGRHRGEVNSSAFSPDGQRLLTASEDGCVYGWETQSGRLLWRLRGHKGPVRFCRFSPDGRLFASTSCDRTVRLWDAADAKCLQVLKGHQRSVETVSFSHDSKQLASGGWDKRVMLWEVQSGQVLRHFVGHRDSVQSSDFAPSSDCLATGSWDSTIRMWDLRARTPGIFHQELEGHRGNISCLCYSPSGLLASGSWDKTIHIWKPSTRSLLIQLKGHITWVKSIAFSPDGQQLASAGYSHMVKVWDCNTGKCTETLKVRSMAEANKGAVEGLLGRPAPPEPNIMLLAGGSESGPCLCLYARRETLSVWSC